Part of the Lotus japonicus ecotype B-129 chromosome 6, LjGifu_v1.2 genome, ATAGAAATCACTTCTCTTATAAATGTATCCCACATCACTTCACTTTCAACTTACTTTTACCTTAATTAATTTTCACTAAATCCATTTTGTCCACATCAATTATGACATAgcctgatccaaacatgctatcagataagctcaaataagctcttccaaacggggccttagtGGGGAGAAGTGATTCTGGGAGGAACAAAAGCGAATCTAGACAAGCTATCAGAAGCACTTTTTGCCAGTTacacttttaaaattaattattctgAATGAATCTGTGATGGAAAGAATCTTAACTTAAGTCACTCTTGCCTGCTGTCTATCTAGTATTCATGACGATGAACTGCACGTTTAACGAGATTCTGTATTTCATTGGACACATGCAGGTTCCTTGAGGATGGTTCAGGCTGTTGTTCCTCACATGGCAACTAGGAAACAAGGAAAGATTGTGAACGTTGGTAGTGTTTCTGCTCTTGCTTCTGGACCTTGGTCAGGCGCTTACTCTGCTTCTAAAGCTGCTCTTCATGCTTTGACAGATACattaaggttttttttcttcttcaaattcAAACATGCATTACCATTAGACTTGTTCATATCTGCATCAAATCAACTAGAAGCAACAGTGTTGGCAATAGAAATTCACCTTGGTTAATAGATATTGTTTCAATGTTATGTGCATGCTTTTAAATCAAAGTGGTAATTTGATGAAACTGGAATGTAGTGGAGTGTGTTAAGCACTGCACTAGATTTGTATATACTGTACTGAAGTTAAAATTTAGTAGATGCAACAAGACACCATTTGAGATGTGGTGCCTGGAGTCAaccagttttttttattttctgctCAACAACATGCACATGTCATGCACAGATTGGAACTTGCACTCTTTGGAATTGATGTTGTCAATGTTGTCCCTGGTGCTATCAAGTCAAACATTGGAAATTCTGCCTTAGCCAGGTACGATCGCATGCCTGAGTTGGAGTTATTCAAGCCTTTTGAAGCGAGAATTAGAGAGCGAGCCAATTTTTCTCAGAGGAGCAGGACAACCCCTGCAGATATGTTTGCTAAAAACACTGTAGCTGTCATCCTCAAGAAGAACCCACCTGCATGGTTCTCCTATGGGCCTTACTCAACCGCCATGGCTATCATGTACCATTTACCAATCTGTGTTAGAGACTTTATTTTGAAGAAAATAATGAAGTGTTGAGCTACAGCTGGATGTACCCAACTTTTGCACATAGTATTGTTGGACAATCTGTTAAGACATTCCCAGTTTAGCAGGAGATATTGTTGATGAATGTCTTGCTAGGGTTTATGAAGTGTGTTTAGTTTGGCTTTTGCAAATCAATTTAAATTCCAATAtcaattataataaaaattacaaaagTGTGACTTTTGCATAGAAGTACATTGGTTTTGGTGCCCATCTCAAACTAACAAAACACCGATGAACACAGGACAGATTTTTTAGTGGAAATCTGGCTAGCTTTACCATTATGTAAACTTATATCATCTATTTTTCCTGCAACCGTTAgtttaagaaataaaataaaaatgattgttATGCATGTTGCACAGGATTGAATTACAAATTACATCTTGTGATCTTGATTTATGATAGGAACGAATTACAACGGCAAGATACGTCTTAGTTTGAGGTCCTGGACAACAACCTCCTGTGACTAGTCCTCTTAAGTTCCAATAAAAACACAAATCTACTCAAAGAAAGGCAAATCTACTCAAAGAAAGGCAGTATTTCAAAACAATAATGAAAATGAAACTGTGCGTTTCTACGACCGTTAATGCTTTCTTCCACTGAAATTTTCAAAAACTGGATAAAAAGGAGGATGAAAACTCATAAAAAAAAGATATTGGCACTCAGGCACTGTACCCCGTGTTCATGTTCTATACAAAGTACAAACAGAAAATTGTATTGGAAAATGCAATGGAGTCTCAACCCATTTATGAAGTAGTGCAAGGACTATGCTCCCCAAAATCTGCTAGCCAGTCATTCCATGAAGCCATGAAGTGAAAACCTTAAAATCCTTGTcagaatttctttataaaatcaAGGGTTAATTAACCACTGAAATTCACGGCTAAGAAACTTGCTTTTATCCATGACTTCAGTCTTTTAGTTCACAGCAATTTTCCAACGTTTATTCGAAAATGCACAAAATAGTTTTGGGATACGATCGACGAATCATTTGAGAAGTCAAATATATGATATTAATTTAAAAGGTTAGTCAAAATCTTTGTTTACATTGTTCTTGCTAATTTATTCTATAGGTTTTTGTCCAATTCATTTGAAATCAATGCCTTGTCCATTCGAGATCCCTGTTCACTTAGGGACAGACTTCATTTTTAGATTCTGCGGCAGGCTAGTTTCCTTAAACATTATTGCAAAATCTGGCAATTTCACCTCCGGTCACAGCATATCATTggcataaaataaaatttcaaaccTCCAGAATTCCCTTGTTTCAGTAAGGGTCACTTTGAACACACTCTACCTAGTGCAGGTCTCATATAGGATGCTGATGAGTTGCATAGTACACCATTCCTGGTGGCTGAAGTGGTCGAAAACTAGGAGCTGCTGGAGCTTGCTGTGGTATTGATAATGGTTGATGCTGTATTATTTGCTGTGTCTGATGTGTCAAAGGCGGCGCCATTGCCCCGACTACATGAGGTTGGGGTGGTAATGATGAGATGCTGCCATAACCATATGGAGAGATGCCCCCTCCTGTTGACTGCATGTATTGCTGTGATGATGGATTGCAAAGCATGTGGTATTGACCTTGGGACGCAGGGGCTGGATTTTGCATGATTGGTTGGGTTACCAAAACTGAAGGATATGAATGGTTTGGTGCCGCTGCCAACTGTTGCGCAGACATATAGAAATGGGGATCTGGAGTAGGCATTGATTTCTCATGTGTTGATCTAGAATCAGACGTTAGACGAGCACTTTTTGCCTCTTCTGCTGCAAATGATGAGAGAACAGAAGTCATGATCAtttgagatgatgaagaagccGCAAGCTTATCCGCAACCTCCGCAGCAATTGCTGCAGCTGACTTTTTGGTTGCTGCTTCTGATTTTCCATTTGCATTAGGAGCTGCAGTGGAAGCTTTCTGTGAAGAACCTTCATTATCAAGTCGCTCCCGCATGTTGCTGGCCTCTTCTACTTGTGCTTGAGCAACCTAGATATCATTAATCATTAATAAGATATATAAGCATAAAGTCCAAATTCATTAGCATTGTTATTAGATAAAACACATCCAAGTTCCAACCTTATGAAAGCAGACGCAATAAGTAATAACCAACACTCATAACAAGAATCCATTACTCCATATTGGTGTGGTGGTTCTTTCACTAAGTGATTTTCCAATGGAAAttgcttttttcttttataaatatAGCTTATTACACTGACCTCCCCTATTTAAATTTTCATCAGGCAAAGCATCCCCTCCCGTTTAAATGTCGGAGACAATTAATCCCCTGAAAAGGAAATAATAAAACTGTAAGGGGGGTTTTGTGACTTTGAATAGGTTTCACAAACTTCAAGGGAGGTCGGATCAGTGTGATTTATCCTAGATAATGTTTTACAACCACCAACACAAACATCAAGCAGCGAAGTGACTTCACAATATGCCAAATCAGAACTTCTTAGTAGTATTTGTAGAAGAGGTATCACTAGG contains:
- the LOC130722905 gene encoding short-chain dehydrogenase RED1-like: MVNRSHDSDDDREQPKPVVLITGCSQGGLGHALARAFAANDCTVVATSRSLSSMADFEPDPRFFLQELDVQSDESVRRVTEAVVRKYGRVDVLVNNAGIQCVGPLAEVPLSAIENAFGTNVFGSLRMVQAVVPHMATRKQGKIVNVGSVSALASGPWSGAYSASKAALHALTDTLRLELALFGIDVVNVVPGAIKSNIGNSALARYDRMPELELFKPFEARIRERANFSQRSRTTPADMFAKNTVAVILKKNPPAWFSYGPYSTAMAIMYHLPICVRDFILKKIMKC